Below is a genomic region from Homalodisca vitripennis isolate AUS2020 unplaced genomic scaffold, UT_GWSS_2.1 ScUCBcl_12998;HRSCAF=23014, whole genome shotgun sequence.
TGATTTCTATGCTCCTTGGTGTTGGACACTGCCATGCCTTTGCACCAGAGTTCGCCACTGTAGCCCAGGTTAGTCAGTTGCTTTTCTGACATCAAAACAGGTGGTTTATTTGGGGTTTTTCTCCGTTTCCCATCCATATGTGTTGCTAAAATCCATAAAAATCTTAACTCTAATGAAATTTAGcacataatacataaaacaaataaatactattttactgTAATGCTGTGTTGTACATTTAAGTGTTAAAAATCATAGTGTGGGAAAAGAAAGCTGAAAGCTCTTTCTTTCACTTAGAATATTTCAGGGATTGATTTTTTCTGAGCACGTTAAGTATTATGTCTGTAGCTTCTTTAGAATTCCCAGAATTCCGAGATACTGTTGGATTGTAGATATAACCAACATGTATTGTACAGAGGTTGGAGGGTCGGGTCAAGTGTGGGAAGGTGAACTGTGATGTGGAGCGTGTTGTGTGCCAGCAAGCAGGAGTCTCAGCGTATCCGACTGTACAGTGGTACCGGCCGTCGTCGCGCCAGAACTCGCGGCCAGGAGATCACCACTCAGCAAGCAGACAAAATCGTCAACTTTGTCCGAGGACCAGCTGAGACACCTGCGGGGCCATGATGAGCTTTAACTGTGATATTAGTTAGGTGCAACTGATATTTGCCACTTTGGCAGTTAGGAATTACGGTCATTAGGAATTTTGACCAC
It encodes:
- the LOC124375078 gene encoding putative protein disulfide-isomerase DDB_G0275025, which encodes MLGSLISMLLGVGHCHAFAPEFATVAQRLEGRVKCGKVNCDVERVVCQQAGVSAYPTVQWYRPSSRQNSRPGDHHSASRQNRQLCPRTS